The proteins below come from a single Rhodanobacter sp. LX-99 genomic window:
- the ubiE gene encoding bifunctional demethylmenaquinone methyltransferase/2-methoxy-6-polyprenyl-1,4-benzoquinol methylase UbiE, which produces MNNEQPKIAPAPVTHFGFRDVPVGDKQKLVGQVFTSVARSYDLMNDLMSFGIHRLWKRHFVAVSGVRRGDRVLDLAGGTGDIAALMKPVVGDEGEVVVGDINAAMLGVGRDRLTDRGLVSGLRWAQLNAEALPFPDNSFDAVTMAFGLRNVTDKDKALADICRVLKPGGRALVLEFSKVQNELFGKLYDFHSFKVLPKLGQLFAGDADSYQYLAESIRKHPDQATLKGMMERAGFGRVEVRNLTNGVVAIHRAYKF; this is translated from the coding sequence ATGAACAACGAACAGCCCAAAATCGCCCCGGCTCCGGTCACACATTTCGGCTTCCGCGACGTGCCGGTGGGCGACAAGCAGAAGCTGGTCGGCCAGGTATTCACCTCGGTCGCGCGCAGCTACGACCTGATGAACGACCTGATGTCGTTCGGCATCCACCGGCTGTGGAAGCGCCATTTCGTGGCGGTCAGCGGCGTGCGCCGCGGCGACCGCGTGCTGGACCTGGCCGGCGGCACCGGCGACATCGCCGCGCTGATGAAACCGGTGGTCGGCGACGAGGGCGAGGTGGTGGTCGGCGACATCAACGCGGCGATGCTCGGCGTCGGCCGCGACCGCCTCACCGACCGCGGCCTGGTCTCCGGCCTGCGCTGGGCCCAGCTCAACGCCGAGGCGCTGCCGTTCCCGGACAACAGCTTCGACGCGGTGACCATGGCGTTCGGCCTGCGCAACGTCACCGACAAGGACAAGGCGCTGGCCGACATCTGCCGCGTGCTGAAGCCCGGCGGCCGCGCGCTGGTGCTGGAGTTCTCGAAAGTGCAGAACGAGCTGTTCGGCAAGCTCTACGACTTCCACTCGTTCAAGGTGCTGCCGAAGCTGGGCCAGCTGTTCGCCGGCGACGCCGACAGCTACCAGTACCTGGCCGAGTCGATCCGCAAGCATCCCGACCAGGCAACCCTGAAAGGCATGATGGAGCGCGCCGGCTTCGGCCGCGTCGAGGTACGCAACCTCACCAACGGCGTCGTGGCGATCCATCGCGCGTACAAGTTCTGA
- a CDS encoding DUF2249 domain-containing protein: MSIDIVSEQNVHLFDARGVARRFRHSAIFGAIGVLRSGETMRFVNDHDPIPLIAQLRERLGDHLTVTYRQRDADMVMIDFGITGLPVE; encoded by the coding sequence ATGTCCATCGACATCGTTTCCGAACAGAACGTGCACCTCTTCGACGCGCGCGGCGTGGCGCGACGCTTCCGCCACTCGGCCATCTTTGGGGCGATCGGCGTGCTGCGCTCGGGCGAGACGATGCGCTTCGTCAACGACCACGATCCGATCCCCTTGATCGCCCAGTTGCGCGAGCGCCTCGGTGACCACCTCACGGTGACCTATCGCCAGCGCGACGCCGACATGGTGATGATCGACTTCGGCATCACCGGCCTGCCGGTCGAGTGA
- a CDS encoding FmdE family protein yields MNYPAFYEQAPRIRMRDPLAAFLGAAEDGLLEYAYTDAVRLAGHSCPTVAGAWLMARTALRALYPDEPAERGGIAVRMPAAEDEGVTGVIAQVLTLITGAAAGNGFHGIGGRFVRQSLLGFSATSGATAVQFSRRDNGAAVAVELDLATVPSAPNLRELMVAALQPGATAEQRAAFAQAWQGRVQRLLLDHADDPQVLRLTRLH; encoded by the coding sequence ATGAACTACCCCGCGTTCTACGAGCAGGCGCCGCGCATCCGAATGCGCGATCCGCTCGCCGCGTTCCTCGGCGCCGCCGAAGACGGCCTGCTGGAATATGCCTACACCGATGCAGTGCGCCTGGCCGGCCACTCCTGTCCCACCGTGGCCGGCGCCTGGCTGATGGCGCGCACCGCGCTGCGCGCGCTGTACCCGGACGAGCCGGCGGAGCGCGGCGGCATCGCGGTGCGCATGCCGGCCGCCGAGGACGAAGGCGTTACCGGCGTCATCGCACAGGTGCTGACCCTGATCACCGGCGCCGCCGCCGGCAATGGCTTCCACGGCATCGGCGGCCGCTTCGTGCGGCAGTCGCTGCTGGGTTTCTCGGCCACGTCCGGCGCCACCGCCGTGCAGTTCAGCCGCCGCGACAACGGCGCTGCCGTGGCGGTGGAACTGGACCTGGCTACGGTACCGTCGGCGCCGAACCTGCGCGAACTGATGGTCGCCGCACTCCAACCCGGCGCCACGGCGGAGCAGCGCGCGGCCTTCGCGCAAGCCTGGCAGGGCCGCGTGCAGCGCCTGCTGCTGGATCACGCCGACGACCCGCAGGTGCTGCGGCTCACCCGGCTGCACTGA
- a CDS encoding EamA family transporter, whose translation MDTVERLDGRALLAIAIALLTWSSAYAAIAYALPAFTPGEVAFARLLIGSLCFAALLLVKRVPLPARRDWPQLALLGVLGLTVYHLCLNYAETRIASGTASILISLVPAATAAVSAFWLRERLTLRTWIGLAVALVGTVLVVLASGQRVEVDPKALLVLVCVIVSAIFFVGQKALFARNSMLGVTAFAFFAGTLAALPFGWHLPQALAASSWAHIGALLWLGIAPTFIGYLAWNMAVNRASASRVSSFIYLSPPIALLIGWLWLHEVPNALILIGGAVTIGGVVLANARRRAVPHVAPTVQACEQA comes from the coding sequence ATGGATACCGTTGAACGTCTCGATGGCCGCGCCCTGCTCGCCATCGCGATTGCCCTGTTGACCTGGTCGTCGGCCTACGCCGCGATCGCCTATGCCTTGCCCGCGTTCACCCCCGGCGAGGTCGCGTTTGCGCGCCTGCTGATCGGCTCGCTGTGTTTCGCCGCGTTGCTGCTGGTGAAGCGAGTGCCGTTGCCGGCGCGGCGCGACTGGCCGCAGCTGGCCCTGTTGGGTGTGCTCGGCCTCACCGTCTATCACCTGTGCCTGAATTACGCCGAGACGCGGATCGCCAGCGGCACCGCCTCGATCCTGATCTCGCTGGTGCCGGCCGCCACCGCGGCGGTGTCGGCGTTCTGGCTGCGCGAGCGGCTGACGCTGCGCACGTGGATCGGGCTGGCGGTGGCGCTGGTCGGCACCGTTCTGGTGGTACTGGCCAGCGGGCAGCGGGTGGAGGTCGATCCGAAGGCCTTGCTGGTGCTGGTGTGCGTGATCGTCTCGGCGATCTTCTTCGTGGGCCAGAAGGCCTTGTTCGCGCGCAACAGCATGCTCGGCGTCACCGCGTTCGCGTTCTTCGCCGGCACGCTTGCCGCGCTGCCGTTCGGCTGGCACTTGCCGCAGGCGCTGGCGGCGTCGTCGTGGGCGCACATCGGTGCGCTGCTGTGGCTGGGCATCGCGCCGACTTTCATCGGCTACCTCGCCTGGAACATGGCGGTGAACCGCGCGTCGGCGTCGCGGGTCAGCAGCTTCATCTACCTGTCGCCGCCGATCGCGCTGCTGATCGGCTGGCTGTGGCTGCACGAGGTGCCGAACGCGCTGATCCTGATCGGCGGCGCGGTCACCATCGGCGGCGTGGTGCTGGCGAACGCGCGGCGTCGTGCCGTGCCGCACGTTGCGCCGACGGTGCAGGCGTGCGAACAGGCGTGA
- a CDS encoding Lrp/AsnC family transcriptional regulator, with product MEPRPELDGKDWQLLEALQQDARLGYAELGRKVRLSAPAVAERVKRLEEAGVISGYRATVDPKRLGYGISAMIRLRCDGITCARIGILVEDIPEVLECRRLAGEDSALLHVVAMSIGHLESVLDRLLKTGASTSTTTLIVLQTPHENRPLTRAMWNAARAMSDD from the coding sequence ATGGAACCCAGGCCCGAGCTGGACGGCAAGGACTGGCAGTTGCTGGAAGCGCTGCAACAGGACGCGCGCCTGGGCTACGCCGAGCTGGGCCGCAAGGTGCGCCTGTCCGCACCGGCGGTGGCCGAGCGGGTGAAGCGGCTGGAGGAGGCCGGGGTGATCAGCGGCTACCGCGCCACCGTCGACCCGAAGCGCCTCGGCTACGGCATCAGCGCGATGATCCGGCTGCGTTGCGACGGCATCACCTGCGCGCGCATCGGCATCCTGGTGGAAGACATCCCCGAGGTACTCGAATGCCGCCGCCTGGCCGGCGAGGATTCGGCCTTGCTGCATGTGGTGGCGATGTCGATCGGCCACCTCGAATCCGTGCTCGACCGCCTGCTGAAGACCGGCGCCAGCACCAGCACCACCACCCTGATCGTGCTGCAGACGCCGCACGAGAACCGCCCGCTGACCCGCGCGATGTGGAATGCTGCGCGCGCCATGTCGGACGATTGA
- the acpA gene encoding acid phosphatase: MTDDNDKPGTNGLPDTPSDAPPNPERRRLLGGIALAGAALTLGGCKPFGERPPAPAAADAAFDALLRRHIRHVVVLYAENRSFNNLFAGFPGLAQPLQALDSPAYRQRDRDGRLLASLPPVWGGLAPHAQVVGGRRYQLDEHAITGLPNRPFALRTPDGAPLPHGVITRDLVHRFYENQLQINGGRNDGFVAWGNTGAMVMGHYADGAANLRLWQLARRYTLCDNFFMGAFGGSFLNHQYLAAAQPPFYPHADRGPAKFQIAVVEGDDPTGIRPKLAEDSPASAMQGRAKFAARDALTPDFWAVNTMGPAYAPAFGHDKRDPRFADPDSPNTLPAQTHRTIGDALSEAGVDWAWYAGGWQLALDGHGDGDHRAFPEVPNFQVHHQPFNYFRQFAPGTPARRQHLRDAGIGGSADSNHFLAAAAAGTLPPVAFYKPQGDLNMHAGYSSVDAGDRHLAQVVEALQASPLWPNMLVVITVDENGGWWDHVAPPKGDRWGPGSRIPALVVSPFAKKGFVDHTIYDTGSILRFISRRFGLQKLAGLRLREEAMIAAGGPPPGDLTAALQFD; the protein is encoded by the coding sequence ATGACCGACGACAACGACAAACCCGGCACGAACGGGCTCCCGGATACGCCAAGCGACGCGCCGCCCAACCCCGAGCGCCGGCGCCTGCTCGGCGGCATCGCGCTGGCCGGCGCCGCGCTCACCCTCGGCGGCTGCAAGCCGTTCGGCGAACGCCCGCCGGCACCCGCAGCTGCCGACGCGGCGTTCGATGCGCTGCTGCGCCGGCACATCCGGCACGTGGTGGTGCTGTACGCCGAGAACCGCAGCTTCAACAACCTGTTCGCGGGCTTCCCCGGCCTGGCCCAGCCGCTGCAGGCGCTCGATTCGCCCGCCTACCGCCAGCGCGACCGCGACGGCCGCCTGCTGGCGTCGCTGCCGCCGGTCTGGGGCGGGCTGGCGCCGCACGCGCAGGTGGTGGGCGGCCGCCGCTACCAGCTCGACGAACACGCGATCACCGGGCTGCCGAACCGCCCGTTCGCGCTGCGCACGCCCGACGGCGCGCCGCTGCCGCACGGCGTGATCACCCGCGACCTGGTGCACCGCTTCTACGAGAACCAGCTGCAGATCAACGGCGGCCGCAACGACGGCTTCGTCGCCTGGGGCAATACCGGCGCGATGGTGATGGGCCACTACGCCGACGGCGCCGCGAACCTGCGGCTGTGGCAGCTCGCCCGCCGGTACACCTTGTGCGACAACTTCTTCATGGGCGCGTTCGGCGGCTCCTTCCTCAACCACCAGTACCTCGCCGCGGCGCAGCCGCCGTTCTACCCGCACGCGGACCGCGGTCCGGCGAAATTCCAGATCGCCGTGGTGGAAGGCGACGACCCCACCGGCATCCGCCCGAAGCTGGCCGAGGATTCGCCGGCCAGCGCGATGCAGGGCCGCGCGAAGTTCGCCGCGCGCGACGCGCTCACCCCCGACTTCTGGGCGGTCAACACGATGGGCCCGGCCTACGCACCGGCGTTCGGCCACGACAAGCGCGACCCGCGCTTCGCCGACCCCGACAGCCCGAACACGCTGCCCGCACAGACCCACCGCACCATCGGCGACGCGCTGTCCGAAGCCGGCGTCGACTGGGCCTGGTACGCCGGCGGCTGGCAGCTGGCGCTGGACGGCCATGGCGACGGCGACCACCGCGCGTTTCCGGAAGTGCCGAACTTCCAGGTGCACCACCAGCCATTCAACTACTTCCGCCAGTTCGCGCCCGGCACGCCGGCGCGCCGGCAGCACCTGCGCGACGCCGGCATCGGTGGCAGCGCCGACAGCAACCATTTCCTTGCCGCGGCCGCGGCCGGCACGCTGCCGCCGGTGGCGTTCTACAAGCCGCAGGGCGACCTCAACATGCACGCCGGCTATTCCAGCGTGGACGCCGGCGACCGGCACCTGGCGCAGGTGGTCGAGGCGCTGCAGGCCAGCCCGCTGTGGCCGAACATGCTGGTGGTGATCACCGTCGACGAGAACGGCGGCTGGTGGGACCACGTGGCGCCGCCCAAGGGCGACCGCTGGGGGCCGGGTTCACGCATTCCCGCGCTGGTGGTGTCGCCGTTCGCGAAGAAGGGTTTCGTCGACCACACCATCTACGACACCGGCTCGATCCTGCGCTTCATCAGCCGCCGCTTCGGCCTGCAGAAGCTGGCCGGCCTCAGGCTGCGCGAGGAAGCGATGATCGCCGCCGGCGGCCCGCCGCCGGGCGACCTCACCGCCGCGCTGCAATTCGACTGA
- the pip gene encoding prolyl aminopeptidase, whose translation MREMYPEIEPYRTHRIAVDAIHTLHVEECGNPAGLPVVFLHGGPGAGLSAYHRRFFDPTRYRIVLFDQRGAGQSTPFAELTDNTTWHLVADIEAIREQLEIERWVVFGGSWGSTLALAYAQAHAERVLGLVLRGIFLGRPQELRWFNEVDGGAAQIFPERWARFLAFIPEAERDSMLDAYWRRLTSDDEATRLAAAQAWSAWEGGSTTLLHDPDAGGDFEDPHKAVSLAVMEAHYFRHAIFLQPDQLLRNIERIRHIPATIVHGRYDIICPMKSAYDLGQAWPEAHLHVVLAGHSATDPAIVDQLVEATDRLADRYC comes from the coding sequence ATGCGCGAGATGTACCCCGAGATCGAGCCGTACCGGACCCACCGCATCGCCGTCGACGCGATCCACACCTTGCACGTGGAGGAGTGCGGCAACCCCGCCGGCCTGCCGGTGGTGTTCCTGCATGGCGGACCCGGCGCCGGTCTGTCGGCCTACCATCGCCGCTTCTTCGATCCGACGCGCTACCGCATCGTGCTGTTCGACCAGCGCGGCGCCGGGCAGTCCACGCCGTTCGCCGAACTCACCGACAACACCACCTGGCACCTGGTCGCCGACATCGAGGCGATCCGCGAGCAGCTCGAGATCGAACGTTGGGTGGTGTTCGGCGGCTCCTGGGGTTCCACGTTGGCGCTGGCCTACGCGCAGGCGCATGCCGAGCGCGTGCTCGGCCTGGTGCTGCGCGGCATCTTCCTGGGCCGGCCGCAGGAACTGCGCTGGTTCAACGAAGTGGACGGCGGCGCCGCGCAGATCTTCCCCGAGCGCTGGGCGCGCTTCCTCGCCTTCATTCCCGAGGCCGAACGCGACTCGATGCTGGACGCCTACTGGCGCCGCCTCACCAGCGACGACGAAGCCACCCGGCTCGCCGCAGCGCAGGCGTGGAGCGCGTGGGAAGGCGGCAGCACCACCTTGCTGCACGATCCCGACGCCGGCGGCGATTTCGAGGACCCGCACAAGGCGGTCAGCCTGGCCGTGATGGAGGCGCACTACTTCCGCCACGCGATCTTCCTGCAACCCGACCAGCTGCTGCGCAACATCGAGCGCATCCGCCACATCCCGGCCACCATCGTGCACGGCCGCTACGACATCATCTGCCCGATGAAGAGCGCGTACGACCTCGGCCAGGCCTGGCCCGAAGCGCACCTGCACGTGGTGCTGGCCGGCCACAGCGCAACTGATCCGGCGATCGTCGACCAGTTGGTGGAAGCGACGGATCGGCTGGCGGATCGGTATTGCTGA
- a CDS encoding glutathione S-transferase family protein has product MLTLFDYLPSQNAWKVRQLLRHLGRPYRTVPVSIFEGEGRSEAYRRINPTGTVPAIQLEDGRVLAESNAILMYLADGTPYLPGDPFGRAQVLQWLCFEQERVESVIGALRHWTLTGKLARRSADMIEAKRAAAVRTLGILDSELATRPFIAGADYGVADIALFAYASRAEEAGLSLQAYPQFRAWVARVEAQPGFLAEMYPYAMDPHSVNELP; this is encoded by the coding sequence GTGCTCACCCTGTTCGACTACCTGCCCTCGCAGAACGCCTGGAAGGTGCGCCAGTTGCTGCGCCATCTCGGCCGGCCGTATCGCACGGTGCCGGTGAGCATCTTCGAGGGCGAGGGCCGGAGCGAGGCTTATCGGCGGATCAATCCCACCGGCACGGTGCCGGCGATCCAACTGGAGGACGGCCGCGTGCTGGCCGAGTCGAATGCGATCCTCATGTACCTGGCCGACGGCACGCCGTACCTGCCGGGCGATCCGTTCGGGCGCGCCCAGGTGCTGCAGTGGCTGTGCTTCGAGCAGGAGCGGGTGGAATCGGTGATCGGCGCGCTGCGGCACTGGACGCTGACCGGCAAGCTGGCGCGCCGTTCGGCGGACATGATCGAGGCGAAACGCGCCGCCGCCGTGCGCACGCTGGGTATCCTGGATAGCGAACTGGCGACGCGGCCGTTCATCGCCGGCGCCGACTACGGCGTCGCCGACATCGCGCTGTTCGCCTACGCCAGCCGCGCCGAGGAAGCCGGGTTGTCGCTACAGGCGTATCCGCAATTCCGCGCGTGGGTGGCGCGGGTGGAGGCGCAGCCGGGCTTCCTCGCCGAGATGTACCCGTACGCGATGGATCCGCATTCGGTCAACGAATTGCCCTAA
- a CDS encoding M1 family metallopeptidase, with protein MRLLPALAFGTLLLPLAAYANDPNSYAQPDQVRVTHLDLDLTIDFPRKQLDGQATLKLDWKNPRAQSLVLDTRDLKIAKIEALGSDGKATPLTYALAPRDKVLGSKLTIATPKHPAQVRIVYTTSPEASGLQWLTPAQTADKKLPFMFSQSESIHARSWVPLQDSPAIRFTYDARVTAPQDVRVAMSAINDAKHPLDGKFAFRQPHPIPSYLLAISAGDLAVKETGPRSAVYAEPSVVGKAAHEFEDTEKLIAATEQLYGPYAWGRYDILVLPPSFPFGGMENPNMTFATPTVLVGDKSLVSLVSHELAHSWSGNLVTSAAWRDIWLNEGFTTYVQGRITEAVYGKALADEEALLSARALQKSIGTMAANAQKLAPDPRGIGADDALSDVAYDKGSWFLRTLEQRFGRDHFDAYLKGYFHHFAFQSITTEQMLDYMKPNLIEKYPGKMSWDEVKAWVYGEGIPKDAPLPDSPRFNAIDRERTDFLAGKLAADKLDAKGWNTQEWMYFLDRLPDVAPLDKLRQLDAAWRLTGTPNAEIGMRWYSHAIAAGDKSVWTAAAEHMTRIGRIYLTTPLYKAFVKTPEGLSYAEQVYAKAKAGYHPLTQQVVEGIIAKAKSKKN; from the coding sequence ATGCGCCTGCTGCCCGCCCTCGCCTTCGGCACGTTGTTGCTGCCGCTGGCTGCCTACGCCAACGACCCGAACTCCTACGCGCAGCCCGACCAGGTACGCGTGACCCATCTGGACCTGGACCTGACGATCGACTTCCCGCGCAAGCAGCTCGACGGCCAGGCCACGCTGAAGCTGGACTGGAAGAACCCCAGGGCGCAGTCGCTGGTGCTGGACACGCGCGACCTGAAGATCGCGAAGATCGAAGCGCTCGGCAGCGACGGCAAGGCCACGCCGCTGACATACGCGCTGGCCCCGCGCGACAAGGTGCTGGGCAGCAAGCTGACCATCGCCACGCCGAAGCATCCGGCGCAGGTGCGCATCGTCTACACCACCTCGCCCGAGGCCTCCGGCCTGCAGTGGCTGACCCCGGCGCAGACGGCCGACAAGAAGCTGCCCTTCATGTTCTCGCAGTCGGAATCCATCCACGCGCGCTCATGGGTGCCGCTGCAGGATTCGCCGGCGATCCGCTTCACCTACGACGCCCGCGTCACCGCGCCGCAGGACGTGCGCGTGGCGATGAGCGCGATCAACGACGCGAAGCATCCGCTGGACGGCAAGTTCGCGTTCAGGCAACCGCACCCGATCCCGTCCTACCTGCTGGCGATCAGCGCGGGCGACCTCGCGGTGAAGGAAACCGGGCCGCGTTCGGCCGTCTATGCGGAACCGTCGGTGGTCGGCAAGGCCGCGCACGAGTTCGAGGACACCGAGAAACTGATCGCCGCCACCGAGCAGTTGTACGGCCCGTATGCGTGGGGCCGCTACGACATCCTGGTGCTGCCGCCGTCGTTCCCGTTCGGCGGCATGGAAAACCCGAACATGACCTTCGCCACGCCGACCGTGCTGGTGGGCGACAAGAGCCTGGTCTCGCTGGTCTCGCACGAACTGGCGCACTCGTGGTCGGGCAACCTGGTGACCAGCGCCGCGTGGCGCGACATCTGGCTCAACGAGGGCTTCACCACCTACGTGCAGGGGCGCATCACCGAAGCGGTGTACGGCAAGGCGCTGGCCGACGAGGAGGCGCTGCTGTCCGCGCGCGCCTTGCAGAAAAGCATCGGCACGATGGCCGCCAACGCGCAGAAGCTGGCGCCCGACCCGCGCGGCATCGGCGCCGACGATGCGCTGTCCGACGTGGCCTACGACAAGGGCTCGTGGTTCCTGCGCACGCTGGAGCAGCGCTTCGGCCGCGACCACTTCGACGCGTACCTGAAGGGCTACTTCCACCACTTCGCGTTCCAGAGCATCACCACCGAGCAGATGCTCGACTACATGAAGCCGAACCTGATCGAGAAGTATCCCGGCAAGATGAGCTGGGATGAAGTAAAGGCATGGGTCTACGGCGAAGGCATCCCGAAGGATGCGCCGCTGCCGGACTCGCCGCGCTTCAACGCGATCGACCGCGAGCGCACGGATTTCCTCGCGGGCAAACTGGCCGCCGACAAGCTCGACGCCAAGGGCTGGAACACGCAGGAATGGATGTACTTCCTCGACCGCCTGCCCGACGTGGCGCCGCTGGACAAGCTGCGCCAACTCGACGCCGCCTGGCGCCTCACCGGCACGCCGAACGCCGAGATCGGCATGCGCTGGTACAGCCACGCGATCGCCGCCGGCGACAAGTCCGTGTGGACAGCCGCCGCCGAACACATGACCCGGATCGGCCGCATCTACCTGACCACGCCGCTGTACAAGGCGTTCGTGAAGACGCCGGAAGGCCTCTCTTATGCCGAGCAGGTCTACGCCAAGGCCAAGGCCGGCTACCACCCGCTGACCCAGCAGGTCGTAGAAGGCATCATCGCCAAGGCGAAAAGCAAGAAAAATTGA
- a CDS encoding alpha/beta fold hydrolase, with protein sequence MLLRRLKFLGWLAALLAIVLGGSYLFAPQWLLQANVTREAMAAHLEKHSVQAGDTHWVYYEGGQGPTIVLLHGFAADKNVWLKTAKLLTPHFHLIIPDLPGWGDSSQVPDASYNIDAQAGRLDAFVQTLRLQRFLLVGHSVGGAIAGVYASEHPEHVAALALLDSFGLKGRQNAFDSDALAGKNPFVYDDRAGFERATSLAFEKPLDLPGRFVDVLVKRNQRDHAFIERSFAELREPGQYLSVQNRLDQLSMPVLGLWCHDDRIVDISALDSLRNGLTSASAISTSTINGCNHMPMLEKPEQTAQILTGFALSH encoded by the coding sequence ATGCTGCTGCGCCGGCTGAAATTCCTAGGCTGGCTGGCCGCGCTGCTGGCCATCGTGCTCGGCGGCAGCTATCTGTTCGCGCCGCAGTGGCTGCTGCAGGCGAACGTCACGCGCGAGGCGATGGCGGCGCACCTGGAGAAACATTCGGTGCAGGCCGGCGATACGCACTGGGTCTACTACGAAGGCGGACAGGGGCCGACCATCGTGCTGCTGCACGGCTTCGCCGCGGACAAGAACGTCTGGCTGAAGACCGCCAAGCTGCTGACGCCGCACTTCCACCTGATCATCCCCGACCTGCCCGGCTGGGGCGACTCCTCGCAGGTGCCCGACGCCAGCTACAACATCGACGCCCAGGCCGGGCGCCTCGATGCCTTCGTGCAGACCCTGCGCCTGCAGCGCTTCCTGCTGGTCGGCCACTCGGTGGGCGGCGCGATCGCCGGCGTGTACGCCAGCGAACATCCCGAGCACGTGGCCGCTCTGGCACTGCTCGATTCGTTCGGCCTGAAGGGCAGGCAGAACGCGTTCGACAGCGACGCGCTGGCCGGCAAGAACCCGTTCGTGTACGACGACCGCGCCGGTTTCGAACGCGCCACGTCGCTGGCATTCGAGAAACCGCTCGACCTGCCCGGCCGTTTCGTCGACGTGCTGGTGAAACGCAACCAGCGCGACCATGCCTTCATCGAGCGCAGCTTTGCCGAATTGCGCGAGCCCGGACAATACCTTTCCGTGCAGAACCGGCTTGACCAGCTGAGCATGCCGGTGCTCGGCCTGTGGTGCCACGACGACCGGATCGTGGACATCTCCGCGCTGGACAGCTTGCGCAACGGCCTGACCAGCGCCAGCGCGATCAGCACCAGCACCATCAACGGCTGCAACCACATGCCGATGCTGGAAAAGCCCGAGCAGACCGCGCAAATTCTTACCGGCTTCGCGCTGTCACACTGA
- a CDS encoding sterol desaturase family protein produces the protein MKGNPWRIFVDAVVRMSATRTNYWAELGVDGALCLLLLVLGWRRHADGPLTALLALGLGLFAFSFIEYFFHRWMFHTRIPLFAQGHDLHHARPLGYDSLPFFLPAAVLLALAGAFVLVMPTGFALLLASAITFGYIVYGLSHFIIHHVRFKQPLLRRWAGAHHVHHYHPESNFGVTTPLWDVLLGTRYVRQGRKG, from the coding sequence ATGAAAGGGAACCCTTGGCGCATCTTCGTGGACGCGGTGGTGCGGATGTCCGCCACCCGCACCAATTACTGGGCCGAGCTCGGGGTGGACGGTGCGCTGTGCCTGCTGTTGCTGGTGCTGGGCTGGCGCAGGCATGCGGACGGACCGCTGACTGCGCTGCTGGCCCTCGGCCTGGGCCTGTTCGCCTTCAGCTTCATCGAATACTTCTTCCACCGCTGGATGTTCCACACGCGCATCCCGCTGTTCGCGCAGGGCCACGACCTGCATCACGCGCGGCCGCTGGGCTACGACTCGCTGCCGTTCTTCCTTCCTGCGGCGGTGCTGCTGGCGCTGGCCGGCGCATTCGTGCTGGTCATGCCGACCGGTTTCGCCCTGCTGCTGGCCAGTGCGATCACCTTCGGCTACATCGTCTACGGCCTGAGCCACTTCATCATCCATCACGTGCGCTTCAAGCAGCCGCTGCTGCGGCGCTGGGCCGGCGCCCACCACGTGCACCACTATCACCCCGAGAGCAACTTCGGCGTCACCACGCCGCTGTGGGACGTGCTGCTGGGCACGCGCTACGTGCGGCAGGGGCGCAAGGGCTGA
- a CDS encoding YgjP-like metallopeptidase domain-containing protein, with protein sequence MAQHLEGDWLELATVGGSLIRVLKSAHPRARRLRLTVTPQGARVTYPLGTHPAQVSAFLRNHAEWLEQKLDELNLIVKPLPPLRVGYPCSFPLRGETAELDWAEGTYPKIEPHATGLTLVIPRPHTRALPIARGLLASHLETLIRRDVSRWLAGYVPQLGLAPTALKIRPMKSLWGSLDTRDRINLDLALALAPPAALRYVLVHELCHLKIRNHSPRFWSQVESLLPGWREQRDWLRQHGAILKAELDRLVDDLAD encoded by the coding sequence ATGGCGCAGCATCTGGAAGGCGATTGGCTGGAATTGGCAACGGTGGGCGGCAGCCTCATCCGGGTGCTGAAGAGCGCCCATCCGCGCGCGCGCCGGCTGCGCCTCACGGTGACGCCGCAGGGCGCGCGAGTGACTTATCCGCTCGGCACCCATCCCGCCCAGGTCAGCGCGTTCCTGCGCAACCACGCCGAATGGCTGGAGCAGAAGCTCGACGAACTGAACCTGATCGTGAAGCCGCTGCCGCCGCTGCGCGTGGGTTATCCGTGCAGCTTTCCGTTGCGCGGCGAGACTGCCGAACTGGACTGGGCCGAAGGCACCTACCCGAAGATCGAGCCGCACGCGACCGGCCTCACCCTGGTGATCCCGCGCCCACATACCCGCGCCCTGCCGATCGCCCGCGGCCTGCTCGCCTCGCACCTGGAAACGCTGATCCGCCGCGACGTCTCGCGCTGGCTGGCCGGCTACGTGCCGCAGCTCGGGCTGGCGCCCACCGCGCTGAAGATCCGCCCGATGAAAAGCCTGTGGGGCAGCCTGGACACCCGCGACCGCATCAACCTGGACCTCGCGCTGGCGCTGGCGCCCCCGGCCGCGCTGCGCTACGTGCTGGTGCACGAGCTGTGCCATCTCAAGATACGCAACCATTCGCCGCGATTCTGGAGCCAGGTCGAGAGCCTGCTGCCCGGCTGGCGCGAGCAGCGCGACTGGCTGCGCCAGCACGGCGCGATCCTGAAGGCCGAACTCGACCGCCTGGTCGACGACCTGGCCGATTGA